The following proteins are co-located in the Neodiprion virginianus isolate iyNeoVirg1 chromosome 6, iyNeoVirg1.1, whole genome shotgun sequence genome:
- the LOC124307210 gene encoding interference hedgehog-like isoform X1 translates to MMRPMSFVYVVFGVLLSLMKHTLAADLGMSFNRHPEPIAAPLGDEVYFECSLNLPAEKFFWRHKPLNSDHWGPMIQSENSGVKASRHVVYFDEKSKAGDYQCIAYYGTSGLASDPARLSLATLEDFVEEENEKLQVAAGNTVPITCPVSYSCPQAIVEFYKYNDTIKNAFFTDGNTMVLKNISMADNGQYHCVANNDISSQTYTSRRKTILSVLGSDKAQPPYFIKQPQFEYRVLPGKNITLECFGAGSPVPRVTWSRIGNHLPSKVRVTAAGLNIHNVQISDNGQYHCRWSNEHGVKQCKIFLHVVESPRVTKPLKISTVSEGGDLEIFCSVSGIPEPFVEWLINGEFLPRDKNKNSRSLYISPVEKKHAGIVQCVASNEYGSDSGYGLLRVTPKQHLSGVGESRSDNTYSSSPNHREHTRIGGRRRPIKEGKRKGNALMVPPNQPNVTRLSDVSVMVRWSVPENNGLPIEFFKVQYRELGPKMNRKQGKWMTDTMVIPKHVRSFEVTDLQPNHTYKFRIAAVYSNHDNKLSSNSVKFLLNRTSDVKAPKLPVPILINTEAVGPHEILLVWNIEDTAAKIDGFIVHHRATTFAGKYIKTTVEGKTANSTTISHLNPDTAYEFKVQSFSIAAGSEYSQIHKQKTLPLPTEFSVQQVIPENTLKSTEINKTGGLYAIVGGGFGGVAILAALAAVTILYKRSKRKQNRESPQGLDKAVPNGRVVNGGIPDSKINITPNPLASLDTPEDSIPKNGQQSTMEMASFLNGQNNNSHNNGDATVQANTVGEPSLGAPASNEQPL, encoded by the exons ATGATGCGGCCGATGTCCTTCGTATACGTTGTTTTCGGGGTATTACTGTCCTTAATGAAACACACTTTGGCCG CAGACTTGGGCATGTCGTTCAACAGACATCCTGAGCCAATAGCTGCACCTCTGGGCGATGAAGTCTACTTTGAATGCAGCCTCAACCTGccagctgaaaaatttttttggcgACACAAACCTCTGAATTCCGATCATTGGGGACCCATGATTCAATCTGAAAATAGCGGCGTCAAAGCGTCCAGACATGTTGTTTACTTTGATGAGAAGTCAAAAGCTGGGGATTATCAGTGCATAGCCTATTAcg GAACCAGTGGACTGGCATCAGATCCAGCAAGATTAAGCCTCGCCACGCTGGAAGATTTCGTGGaagaagagaatgaaaagtTGCAAGTTGCAGCAGGAAATACAGTACCCATTACTTGCCCGGTGTCTTATTCGTGCCCTCAAGCAATTGTGGAATTCTACAAATACAACGACACAATAAAAAACGCTTTTTTTACGGACGGCAACACAAtggtgttgaaaaatatatctatgGCTGACAATGGCCAGTATCACTGTGTGGCCAACAACGATATTTCATCCCAGACGTATACATCTCGGCGCAAGACTATTTTATCGGTCCTTGGTAGTGATAAAGCTCAACCGCCGTATTTTATTAAACAACCACAATTTGAGTATAGAGTACTGCCTGGTAAAAATATAACTTTGGAATGTTTTGGTGCTGGTAGTCCAGTACCTCGTGTAACATGGAGCAGAATTGGTAACCACCTGCCGTCCAAAGTAAGGGTCACTGCCGCAGGACTAAATATACACAACGTGCAAATCTCAGATAACGGGCAGTACCACTGCCGCTGGAGCAATGAACACGGTGTCAAACAGTGTAAAATATTCTTACACGTTGTAGAGAGTCCCAGAGTAACCAAACCATTGAAAATATCAACCGTCTCGGAGGGTGGTGACTTGGAAATATTCTGCAGTGTTTCTGGTATCCCTGAACCATTTGTAGAATGGTTAATCAATGGCGAATTTCTACctcgagataaaaataaaaattctaggTCATTGTACATATCTCCGGTTGAGAAGAAACATGCCGGTATAGTTCAATGTGTCGCCAGTAATGAATATGGTTCGGACTCCGGTTACGGTTTGCTGAGGGTCACACCAAAACAGCATTTGAGCGGCGTAGGTGAATCAAGATCAGATAATACATATAGCTCAAGTCCTAATCACCGTGAACACACGAGAATCGGTGGCAGAAGGCGTCCCATTAAGGAAGGGAAACGTAAGGGAAATG caTTGATGGTGCCGCCAAATCAGCCAAACGTCACACGGCTTTCAGACGTCTCTGTCATGGTGAGGTGGTCAGTACCAGAGAATAATGGTCTGccgattgaatttttcaaagttcagTACAGAGAACTAGGACCAAAAATGAATAGAAAGCAAGGAAAATGGATGACCGATACAATGGTGATACCGAAACATGTGCGTTCTTTTGAAGTAACCGATTTACAGCCAAACCATACTTACAAATTCCGAATAGCAGCCGTATATTCGAACCATGATAATAAACTTAGCAGTAACTCGGTAAAGTTCCTGCTGAACCGCACTTCGGACGTAAAGGCCCCCAAACTGCCCGTTCCAATATTGATAAACACAGAGGCTGTGGGACCACACGAAATACTGCTTGTCTGGAATATCGAGGACACGGCGGCAAAAATAGATGGCTTTATCGTTCACCATAGAGCGACTACATTTGCTGGAAAGTACATCAAGACCACAGTTGAAGGAAAAACGGCAAACTCAACAACGATTTCACACTTGAATCCCGATACAGCATACGAGTTCAAAGTTCAGAGTTTCTCTATCGCCGCTGGTTCAGAATATTCACAAATTCACAAACAGAAGACACTGCCACTTCCAACCGAATTTTCTGTACAGCAAGTAATTCCTGAAAATACATTGAAATCTACAGAAATCAACAAAACTGGCGGTTTGTACGCGATTGTTGGGGGCGGATTCGGAGGAGTAGCTATTTTAGCTGCCTTAGCCGCTGTGACTATTCTTTACAAGCGAAGCAAACGTAAACAAAATCGTGAATCCCCACAAGGCCTAG ATAAAGCAGTACCTAATGGCAGGGTCGTGAATGGAGGTATACCAGATTCTAAGATCAACATTACACCAAATCCACTAGCTAGTCTTGATACTCCTGAAGATTCGATTCCCAAG AACGGACAACAATCAACAATGGAAATGGCTTCATTTTTAAATGGTCAAAACAACAACAGCCACAACAATGGGGACGCAACAGTGCAAGCTAATACCGTGGGAGAACCATCACTAGGAGCTCCGGCTTCAAACGAACAGCCTCTATGA
- the LOC124307210 gene encoding interference hedgehog-like isoform X2, with protein MMRPMSFVYVVFGVLLSLMKHTLADLGMSFNRHPEPIAAPLGDEVYFECSLNLPAEKFFWRHKPLNSDHWGPMIQSENSGVKASRHVVYFDEKSKAGDYQCIAYYGTSGLASDPARLSLATLEDFVEEENEKLQVAAGNTVPITCPVSYSCPQAIVEFYKYNDTIKNAFFTDGNTMVLKNISMADNGQYHCVANNDISSQTYTSRRKTILSVLGSDKAQPPYFIKQPQFEYRVLPGKNITLECFGAGSPVPRVTWSRIGNHLPSKVRVTAAGLNIHNVQISDNGQYHCRWSNEHGVKQCKIFLHVVESPRVTKPLKISTVSEGGDLEIFCSVSGIPEPFVEWLINGEFLPRDKNKNSRSLYISPVEKKHAGIVQCVASNEYGSDSGYGLLRVTPKQHLSGVGESRSDNTYSSSPNHREHTRIGGRRRPIKEGKRKGNALMVPPNQPNVTRLSDVSVMVRWSVPENNGLPIEFFKVQYRELGPKMNRKQGKWMTDTMVIPKHVRSFEVTDLQPNHTYKFRIAAVYSNHDNKLSSNSVKFLLNRTSDVKAPKLPVPILINTEAVGPHEILLVWNIEDTAAKIDGFIVHHRATTFAGKYIKTTVEGKTANSTTISHLNPDTAYEFKVQSFSIAAGSEYSQIHKQKTLPLPTEFSVQQVIPENTLKSTEINKTGGLYAIVGGGFGGVAILAALAAVTILYKRSKRKQNRESPQGLDKAVPNGRVVNGGIPDSKINITPNPLASLDTPEDSIPKNGQQSTMEMASFLNGQNNNSHNNGDATVQANTVGEPSLGAPASNEQPL; from the exons ATGATGCGGCCGATGTCCTTCGTATACGTTGTTTTCGGGGTATTACTGTCCTTAATGAAACACACTTTGGCCG ACTTGGGCATGTCGTTCAACAGACATCCTGAGCCAATAGCTGCACCTCTGGGCGATGAAGTCTACTTTGAATGCAGCCTCAACCTGccagctgaaaaatttttttggcgACACAAACCTCTGAATTCCGATCATTGGGGACCCATGATTCAATCTGAAAATAGCGGCGTCAAAGCGTCCAGACATGTTGTTTACTTTGATGAGAAGTCAAAAGCTGGGGATTATCAGTGCATAGCCTATTAcg GAACCAGTGGACTGGCATCAGATCCAGCAAGATTAAGCCTCGCCACGCTGGAAGATTTCGTGGaagaagagaatgaaaagtTGCAAGTTGCAGCAGGAAATACAGTACCCATTACTTGCCCGGTGTCTTATTCGTGCCCTCAAGCAATTGTGGAATTCTACAAATACAACGACACAATAAAAAACGCTTTTTTTACGGACGGCAACACAAtggtgttgaaaaatatatctatgGCTGACAATGGCCAGTATCACTGTGTGGCCAACAACGATATTTCATCCCAGACGTATACATCTCGGCGCAAGACTATTTTATCGGTCCTTGGTAGTGATAAAGCTCAACCGCCGTATTTTATTAAACAACCACAATTTGAGTATAGAGTACTGCCTGGTAAAAATATAACTTTGGAATGTTTTGGTGCTGGTAGTCCAGTACCTCGTGTAACATGGAGCAGAATTGGTAACCACCTGCCGTCCAAAGTAAGGGTCACTGCCGCAGGACTAAATATACACAACGTGCAAATCTCAGATAACGGGCAGTACCACTGCCGCTGGAGCAATGAACACGGTGTCAAACAGTGTAAAATATTCTTACACGTTGTAGAGAGTCCCAGAGTAACCAAACCATTGAAAATATCAACCGTCTCGGAGGGTGGTGACTTGGAAATATTCTGCAGTGTTTCTGGTATCCCTGAACCATTTGTAGAATGGTTAATCAATGGCGAATTTCTACctcgagataaaaataaaaattctaggTCATTGTACATATCTCCGGTTGAGAAGAAACATGCCGGTATAGTTCAATGTGTCGCCAGTAATGAATATGGTTCGGACTCCGGTTACGGTTTGCTGAGGGTCACACCAAAACAGCATTTGAGCGGCGTAGGTGAATCAAGATCAGATAATACATATAGCTCAAGTCCTAATCACCGTGAACACACGAGAATCGGTGGCAGAAGGCGTCCCATTAAGGAAGGGAAACGTAAGGGAAATG caTTGATGGTGCCGCCAAATCAGCCAAACGTCACACGGCTTTCAGACGTCTCTGTCATGGTGAGGTGGTCAGTACCAGAGAATAATGGTCTGccgattgaatttttcaaagttcagTACAGAGAACTAGGACCAAAAATGAATAGAAAGCAAGGAAAATGGATGACCGATACAATGGTGATACCGAAACATGTGCGTTCTTTTGAAGTAACCGATTTACAGCCAAACCATACTTACAAATTCCGAATAGCAGCCGTATATTCGAACCATGATAATAAACTTAGCAGTAACTCGGTAAAGTTCCTGCTGAACCGCACTTCGGACGTAAAGGCCCCCAAACTGCCCGTTCCAATATTGATAAACACAGAGGCTGTGGGACCACACGAAATACTGCTTGTCTGGAATATCGAGGACACGGCGGCAAAAATAGATGGCTTTATCGTTCACCATAGAGCGACTACATTTGCTGGAAAGTACATCAAGACCACAGTTGAAGGAAAAACGGCAAACTCAACAACGATTTCACACTTGAATCCCGATACAGCATACGAGTTCAAAGTTCAGAGTTTCTCTATCGCCGCTGGTTCAGAATATTCACAAATTCACAAACAGAAGACACTGCCACTTCCAACCGAATTTTCTGTACAGCAAGTAATTCCTGAAAATACATTGAAATCTACAGAAATCAACAAAACTGGCGGTTTGTACGCGATTGTTGGGGGCGGATTCGGAGGAGTAGCTATTTTAGCTGCCTTAGCCGCTGTGACTATTCTTTACAAGCGAAGCAAACGTAAACAAAATCGTGAATCCCCACAAGGCCTAG ATAAAGCAGTACCTAATGGCAGGGTCGTGAATGGAGGTATACCAGATTCTAAGATCAACATTACACCAAATCCACTAGCTAGTCTTGATACTCCTGAAGATTCGATTCCCAAG AACGGACAACAATCAACAATGGAAATGGCTTCATTTTTAAATGGTCAAAACAACAACAGCCACAACAATGGGGACGCAACAGTGCAAGCTAATACCGTGGGAGAACCATCACTAGGAGCTCCGGCTTCAAACGAACAGCCTCTATGA
- the LOC124307210 gene encoding interference hedgehog-like isoform X4, translating into MMRPMSFVYVVFGVLLSLMKHTLAADLGMSFNRHPEPIAAPLGDEVYFECSLNLPAEKFFWRHKPLNSDHWGPMIQSENSGVKASRHVVYFDEKSKAGDYQCIAYYGTSGLASDPARLSLATLEDFVEEENEKLQVAAGNTVPITCPVSYSCPQAIVEFYKYNDTIKNAFFTDGNTMVLKNISMADNGQYHCVANNDISSQTYTSRRKTILSVLGSDKAQPPYFIKQPQFEYRVLPGKNITLECFGAGSPVPRVTWSRIGNHLPSKVRVTAAGLNIHNVQISDNGQYHCRWSNEHGVKQCKIFLHVVESPRVTKPLKISTVSEGGDLEIFCSVSGIPEPFVEWLINGEFLPRDKNKNSRSLYISPVEKKHAGIVQCVASNEYGSDSGYGLLRVTPKQHLSGVGESRSDNTYSSSPNHREHTRIGGRRRPIKEGKRKGNALMVPPNQPNVTRLSDVSVMVRWSVPENNGLPIEFFKVQYRELGPKMNRKQGKWMTDTMVIPKHVRSFEVTDLQPNHTYKFRIAAVYSNHDNKLSSNSVKFLLNRTSDVKAPKLPVPILINTEAVGPHEILLVWNIEDTAAKIDGFIVHHRATTFAGKYIKTTVEGKTANSTTISHLNPDTAYEFKVQSFSIAAGSEYSQIHKQKTLPLPTEFSVQQVIPENTLKSTEINKTGGLYAIVGGGFGGVAILAALAAVTILYKRSKRKQNRESPQGLDKAVPNGRVVNGGIPDSKINITPNPLASLDTPEDSIPKI; encoded by the exons ATGATGCGGCCGATGTCCTTCGTATACGTTGTTTTCGGGGTATTACTGTCCTTAATGAAACACACTTTGGCCG CAGACTTGGGCATGTCGTTCAACAGACATCCTGAGCCAATAGCTGCACCTCTGGGCGATGAAGTCTACTTTGAATGCAGCCTCAACCTGccagctgaaaaatttttttggcgACACAAACCTCTGAATTCCGATCATTGGGGACCCATGATTCAATCTGAAAATAGCGGCGTCAAAGCGTCCAGACATGTTGTTTACTTTGATGAGAAGTCAAAAGCTGGGGATTATCAGTGCATAGCCTATTAcg GAACCAGTGGACTGGCATCAGATCCAGCAAGATTAAGCCTCGCCACGCTGGAAGATTTCGTGGaagaagagaatgaaaagtTGCAAGTTGCAGCAGGAAATACAGTACCCATTACTTGCCCGGTGTCTTATTCGTGCCCTCAAGCAATTGTGGAATTCTACAAATACAACGACACAATAAAAAACGCTTTTTTTACGGACGGCAACACAAtggtgttgaaaaatatatctatgGCTGACAATGGCCAGTATCACTGTGTGGCCAACAACGATATTTCATCCCAGACGTATACATCTCGGCGCAAGACTATTTTATCGGTCCTTGGTAGTGATAAAGCTCAACCGCCGTATTTTATTAAACAACCACAATTTGAGTATAGAGTACTGCCTGGTAAAAATATAACTTTGGAATGTTTTGGTGCTGGTAGTCCAGTACCTCGTGTAACATGGAGCAGAATTGGTAACCACCTGCCGTCCAAAGTAAGGGTCACTGCCGCAGGACTAAATATACACAACGTGCAAATCTCAGATAACGGGCAGTACCACTGCCGCTGGAGCAATGAACACGGTGTCAAACAGTGTAAAATATTCTTACACGTTGTAGAGAGTCCCAGAGTAACCAAACCATTGAAAATATCAACCGTCTCGGAGGGTGGTGACTTGGAAATATTCTGCAGTGTTTCTGGTATCCCTGAACCATTTGTAGAATGGTTAATCAATGGCGAATTTCTACctcgagataaaaataaaaattctaggTCATTGTACATATCTCCGGTTGAGAAGAAACATGCCGGTATAGTTCAATGTGTCGCCAGTAATGAATATGGTTCGGACTCCGGTTACGGTTTGCTGAGGGTCACACCAAAACAGCATTTGAGCGGCGTAGGTGAATCAAGATCAGATAATACATATAGCTCAAGTCCTAATCACCGTGAACACACGAGAATCGGTGGCAGAAGGCGTCCCATTAAGGAAGGGAAACGTAAGGGAAATG caTTGATGGTGCCGCCAAATCAGCCAAACGTCACACGGCTTTCAGACGTCTCTGTCATGGTGAGGTGGTCAGTACCAGAGAATAATGGTCTGccgattgaatttttcaaagttcagTACAGAGAACTAGGACCAAAAATGAATAGAAAGCAAGGAAAATGGATGACCGATACAATGGTGATACCGAAACATGTGCGTTCTTTTGAAGTAACCGATTTACAGCCAAACCATACTTACAAATTCCGAATAGCAGCCGTATATTCGAACCATGATAATAAACTTAGCAGTAACTCGGTAAAGTTCCTGCTGAACCGCACTTCGGACGTAAAGGCCCCCAAACTGCCCGTTCCAATATTGATAAACACAGAGGCTGTGGGACCACACGAAATACTGCTTGTCTGGAATATCGAGGACACGGCGGCAAAAATAGATGGCTTTATCGTTCACCATAGAGCGACTACATTTGCTGGAAAGTACATCAAGACCACAGTTGAAGGAAAAACGGCAAACTCAACAACGATTTCACACTTGAATCCCGATACAGCATACGAGTTCAAAGTTCAGAGTTTCTCTATCGCCGCTGGTTCAGAATATTCACAAATTCACAAACAGAAGACACTGCCACTTCCAACCGAATTTTCTGTACAGCAAGTAATTCCTGAAAATACATTGAAATCTACAGAAATCAACAAAACTGGCGGTTTGTACGCGATTGTTGGGGGCGGATTCGGAGGAGTAGCTATTTTAGCTGCCTTAGCCGCTGTGACTATTCTTTACAAGCGAAGCAAACGTAAACAAAATCGTGAATCCCCACAAGGCCTAG ATAAAGCAGTACCTAATGGCAGGGTCGTGAATGGAGGTATACCAGATTCTAAGATCAACATTACACCAAATCCACTAGCTAGTCTTGATACTCCTGAAGATTCGATTCCCAAG ATCTGA
- the LOC124307210 gene encoding interference hedgehog-like isoform X3, with the protein MMRPMSFVYVVFGVLLSLMKHTLAADLGMSFNRHPEPIAAPLGDEVYFECSLNLPAEKFFWRHKPLNSDHWGPMIQSENSGVKASRHVVYFDEKSKAGDYQCIAYYGTSGLASDPARLSLATLEDFVEEENEKLQVAAGNTVPITCPVSYSCPQAIVEFYKYNDTIKNAFFTDGNTMVLKNISMADNGQYHCVANNDISSQTYTSRRKTILSVLGSDKAQPPYFIKQPQFEYRVLPGKNITLECFGAGSPVPRVTWSRIGNHLPSKVRVTAAGLNIHNVQISDNGQYHCRWSNEHGVKQCKIFLHVVESPRVTKPLKISTVSEGGDLEIFCSVSGIPEPFVEWLINGEFLPRDKNKNSRSLYISPVEKKHAGIVQCVASNEYGSDSGYGLLRVTPKQHLSGVGESRSDNTYSSSPNHREHTRIGGRRRPIKEGKRKGNALMVPPNQPNVTRLSDVSVMVRWSVPENNGLPIEFFKVQYRELGPKMNRKQGKWMTDTMVIPKHVRSFEVTDLQPNHTYKFRIAAVYSNHDNKLSSNSVKFLLNRTSDVKAPKLPVPILINTEAVGPHEILLVWNIEDTAAKIDGFIVHHRATTFAGKYIKTTVEGKTANSTTISHLNPDTAYEFKVQSFSIAAGSEYSQIHKQKTLPLPTEFSVQQVIPENTLKSTEINKTGGLYAIVGGGFGGVAILAALAAVTILYKRSKRKQNRESPQGLDKAVPNGRVVNGGIPDSKINITPNPLASLDTPEDSIPKDKKTQIGPVKRLQVFCNYRLIYIASHCLDYVILKQFDCS; encoded by the exons ATGATGCGGCCGATGTCCTTCGTATACGTTGTTTTCGGGGTATTACTGTCCTTAATGAAACACACTTTGGCCG CAGACTTGGGCATGTCGTTCAACAGACATCCTGAGCCAATAGCTGCACCTCTGGGCGATGAAGTCTACTTTGAATGCAGCCTCAACCTGccagctgaaaaatttttttggcgACACAAACCTCTGAATTCCGATCATTGGGGACCCATGATTCAATCTGAAAATAGCGGCGTCAAAGCGTCCAGACATGTTGTTTACTTTGATGAGAAGTCAAAAGCTGGGGATTATCAGTGCATAGCCTATTAcg GAACCAGTGGACTGGCATCAGATCCAGCAAGATTAAGCCTCGCCACGCTGGAAGATTTCGTGGaagaagagaatgaaaagtTGCAAGTTGCAGCAGGAAATACAGTACCCATTACTTGCCCGGTGTCTTATTCGTGCCCTCAAGCAATTGTGGAATTCTACAAATACAACGACACAATAAAAAACGCTTTTTTTACGGACGGCAACACAAtggtgttgaaaaatatatctatgGCTGACAATGGCCAGTATCACTGTGTGGCCAACAACGATATTTCATCCCAGACGTATACATCTCGGCGCAAGACTATTTTATCGGTCCTTGGTAGTGATAAAGCTCAACCGCCGTATTTTATTAAACAACCACAATTTGAGTATAGAGTACTGCCTGGTAAAAATATAACTTTGGAATGTTTTGGTGCTGGTAGTCCAGTACCTCGTGTAACATGGAGCAGAATTGGTAACCACCTGCCGTCCAAAGTAAGGGTCACTGCCGCAGGACTAAATATACACAACGTGCAAATCTCAGATAACGGGCAGTACCACTGCCGCTGGAGCAATGAACACGGTGTCAAACAGTGTAAAATATTCTTACACGTTGTAGAGAGTCCCAGAGTAACCAAACCATTGAAAATATCAACCGTCTCGGAGGGTGGTGACTTGGAAATATTCTGCAGTGTTTCTGGTATCCCTGAACCATTTGTAGAATGGTTAATCAATGGCGAATTTCTACctcgagataaaaataaaaattctaggTCATTGTACATATCTCCGGTTGAGAAGAAACATGCCGGTATAGTTCAATGTGTCGCCAGTAATGAATATGGTTCGGACTCCGGTTACGGTTTGCTGAGGGTCACACCAAAACAGCATTTGAGCGGCGTAGGTGAATCAAGATCAGATAATACATATAGCTCAAGTCCTAATCACCGTGAACACACGAGAATCGGTGGCAGAAGGCGTCCCATTAAGGAAGGGAAACGTAAGGGAAATG caTTGATGGTGCCGCCAAATCAGCCAAACGTCACACGGCTTTCAGACGTCTCTGTCATGGTGAGGTGGTCAGTACCAGAGAATAATGGTCTGccgattgaatttttcaaagttcagTACAGAGAACTAGGACCAAAAATGAATAGAAAGCAAGGAAAATGGATGACCGATACAATGGTGATACCGAAACATGTGCGTTCTTTTGAAGTAACCGATTTACAGCCAAACCATACTTACAAATTCCGAATAGCAGCCGTATATTCGAACCATGATAATAAACTTAGCAGTAACTCGGTAAAGTTCCTGCTGAACCGCACTTCGGACGTAAAGGCCCCCAAACTGCCCGTTCCAATATTGATAAACACAGAGGCTGTGGGACCACACGAAATACTGCTTGTCTGGAATATCGAGGACACGGCGGCAAAAATAGATGGCTTTATCGTTCACCATAGAGCGACTACATTTGCTGGAAAGTACATCAAGACCACAGTTGAAGGAAAAACGGCAAACTCAACAACGATTTCACACTTGAATCCCGATACAGCATACGAGTTCAAAGTTCAGAGTTTCTCTATCGCCGCTGGTTCAGAATATTCACAAATTCACAAACAGAAGACACTGCCACTTCCAACCGAATTTTCTGTACAGCAAGTAATTCCTGAAAATACATTGAAATCTACAGAAATCAACAAAACTGGCGGTTTGTACGCGATTGTTGGGGGCGGATTCGGAGGAGTAGCTATTTTAGCTGCCTTAGCCGCTGTGACTATTCTTTACAAGCGAAGCAAACGTAAACAAAATCGTGAATCCCCACAAGGCCTAG ATAAAGCAGTACCTAATGGCAGGGTCGTGAATGGAGGTATACCAGATTCTAAGATCAACATTACACCAAATCCACTAGCTAGTCTTGATACTCCTGAAGATTCGATTCCCAAG gataaaaaaacacaaattgGGCCAGTGAAACGACTTCAAGTATTCTGCAATTATCGACTAATTTACATTGCGTCCCATTGCCTAGACTATGTAATTCTAAAACAGTTTGATTGCTCATAA